The genomic stretch GGATCGGCAAACCAGCATCACAAATCGTGATCTCGTCCGTGTGGCCTAAGGTGGCCACGAGGTAGGAAAGTTCAGAGTTTAACAGGGCACTTTTTTTCATTTTTGTTTCTCAATTTGGGTGAACTCTATCGATTCGCGTTAGAGAAAAAATCTCATCGAAACGTTTCGATGAGATAATAGAACGCGAATGGAAATTTTCTATCGGCTTTGTATCAATGTGTGATTGAGATCGTTTTCGAAGTGGAATAGGGAAAGAAAACAGCGTGATTAGTCACAAATACATTTCGACAAATGTCACGAATTGAGTATGCTATGCAGAGTTATTTGTTAGTAATTGTATCTTTACGTTACTTTTGTCCCATATTGTGAGGCATTTTCGCTCCATGAACTTCGCGCTACTTTCTGCTTTCATCCCAACCTTTTTCTTTGTCTCTATCACCCCGGGGATGTGTATGACTTTAGCCTTAACCCTTGGTATGAGCATCGGATATAAACGCACACTTTGGATGATGCTCGGAGAGCTGGTTGGTGTTGCGGTTGTTTCCGTTGCAGCGGTCGTCGGTATTGCCGCCGTTATGCTCAATTACCCCATGCTGTTCATTAGTTTCAAAATATTGGGCGCGACCTATTTGGTTTACTTAGGTATCCAAATGTGGCGCTCTCGTGGAAAGCTGTCTCTTTCTGCTGAAACTGGCCCTGTCAGCCGCGCGAATAATTGGCAATTGATCATGCAAGGGTTCATTACTGCCATTGCCAATCCGAAAGGCTGGGCATTTATGATTTCTCTCCTACCCCCTTTTATTGACAAAAGCGCGCCACTACCACCACAGCTTTTTCTGCTGGTCGGAATTATTCTGATTTCGGAGTTTGTCTGTATGACGCTCTACGCCACTGGCGGTAAAGGTTTGAAACGCTTGCTTGGTCAATCACAAAACGTGCGTCGCTTGAACCGAATTGCTGGTAGTTTGATGATTGGCGTCGGTATCTGGTTGTTTTTCAGCTAAAGCCTTCTATATGAAATCTGTTTATGCGCCATTATTTATGACGCATAAACACCCAAACTGGACCAATCAGCAAAAACTTCAGATCTTCAAAAAACGAAGGCTTCTTCCCTTCAATCTTGTGGCCAACAAATTGAAAAATCCACAAAACAATAAAGAGACCAACAGCCATCTCGGCTAAGGGCATCCCCAACAGTTCAACACTCCATGCGAGCGCGATACTGGCAAGGGTATAACCCAGCATCATCAAAAAGACACTAAGCGACAGCCGATAGTAGAACCACCAAACAGGCAAAGCGACAACCCAGACCCAATTCAGCGATAAAACAGGCAGAGGAAGCGAAGGCAGCGACCAAATCAACGCTACGATCGAAAAGAAAATCCCCGGCACAGCAAAGGTATGGATTTTTTGATTGGTCGAGTTTTGATGACTTTCACCGTAGGCATCCAGCCATTGTTCTAATGAGCGCATTCCCTTACCCCCAGTAGTCTTATTGCATCACTTGATTTAAGGACGCTGCGACTTAGGCAGCTTGTCCACCACCAATTGATATGAGCGTTGGCACAGATCTTCAATCAAACCCGATTCCACATCGCCATTTAAGTACACAGTGATCCAGTGACGCTTATTGGTGTGGTAACCCGGTGTGATGGATTCAAACTGAGACATTAACACTTCGCCATCTTCGGGCTTCGCTTTAAGTGTAATGTATTCTCGCCCTTCTCGGCTGGCTAGAATCGCAAACATTTTGTCTTTGACCTTAAAGACTAAGGCTTCCGGGCCAAACGGAAAGCTGCTTTCTGCGCAAACAAAAGTATCAAGGTAGGCTTCAAGTTCTTTGGTGGTCATCATCAATCCTTCAACCGTTTTTATGGCTTACATTGTACTTACCATGCCACGGCTTAAGTTGAAGTTAAATCACGACATGCAAGATTGTGAAACGGCACAAAAAAAGAGCTCGAGGAGCTCTTCTTCGTTTACCACTTTTTCAATAAGCGCCCAACTAGGCCTGGGTGATAAGCCCAACAATGGTCGAACATCGACATCAACGCAGGGTTACCATATTTCGACAAACTGACAGCGTGGAAACGGTTCTTTTGTTCTTTCAAAGCCTCTACTTTCGCCAGCATTTCTTCTGACTGTCTAGGGGCAATAAAATCCGATAACACCACTAAATCCGCATTGCGGTATTTATCCCCACTCATAAGATCGATCGATTTCATCAGTACAGGTTCAAATGCGGTGCCGCCGTGAAATGTGTAGGTAAGAAAATCCGCCGCTTCGCGCAGGCCATCTTGCTTGGTCAGCTCATAAGTAATTTGCTCTGTTGAGAATAAGATGACATAGCAATCACGCCCTTCGGCTAACGCAATCTGCATCAGCGCGTAAGCCATTGCTTTGGCACTCTGCTCAGGGAAACCACTCATCGAACCCGATGCATCAACGCACAGTACAAACGGCCCTTTTTCAATCTCTACTTGCTGATTGTCCGGCTTTTGCGCTCTCACCTTACGCAGCGTTCTCGACTTGCCCTGCACGCGATAATTCATCAAACGTTTGTCGGCCAAATGTTTGTAGAACACCACTTCCAGTTCTGGGTAGGCCAAAAACATGGTTTCGTTTGGCAGCAGTTTGTTGAGATCATCACTTTCATGGATGCCGACGATATCATCCGTCGCTTCGTCACTTTTCTCCTCGACCATCTGCAACTCTTCTGCCGGAGTACGTTGCAGATCGGGATCATCCACTTCATTGGCCATGCGACCTAACTGCTCAGCAATTTCCTGTAAACCATTGTTCTTTTTAAGAAACTCAGCGTAGCGCTTCATGACAGAAACGTCTGTTTTACTGAGCTTGGCCGATGCCATGTCCCAAAGTCGCCCCACGCTTCCTTCATCACCAGAATCCGTCACTTTGTCCATGTTCTTCATGGTTTCCATGCGCTGATAAAGATCGTTGAGGACCTTCTCTTTATTGGCTTCCAGTTCAGTCACTTGGGCTTGCTTGATCGCTTCAAACAGACTTTGATACCACTGATCGCAGAAATAGTGAGGAAACATTGGGTTATTTAACCCTTTATTTTTGTCGAGCAAGCGTCGTGCTTGTAGATAGAAGGCGGAATGCCATTCCAACTTACGCACGACATCATCAATGCGTTCGAAAAACTCATTTTCCGTCAGATGAATCACTTCTTGATAGAGCGACAATTCTTGTTGGAAGCGTTCTGTTTCACACACTTTGGTAATGCGGCGCTTTACGCTGCCACGCCATTTGGACAAATGGTTTTTCACCGAGGCTTTCACTCCTCGGTTTTCTGCCATCACCATTAACTGTGAACGTGCCATCAGATCGTTCACCGCAGACTCAACAATCCCTGAGTCTGCAATCATTAAGGCAAGGTTTAGGCCATCGGCTCCTAACATATTAATTCCTTACGAGAAGTATTCGTTGAGGTGTTTAATACGGAACATGGTTTTCTCACTCTCGCTTTTTACACTTTCCAAAGTATGCGATACCTGTTGGATCGTCGCTTCCATCATTCTTGGTAACTCAGGGTCGATAAAGTTGTGCGGCAACGCACCGTGGAAATCCGAGCGAACTTTACGTAAATGATGTTCTGCGTCAGTGAGCTTACTAAACGCGCTGTCACATTTCTCTGCCCATTTCTGGTAATGTTCTTCATTTAGACCATCTTTAGTCACCAAACTGACCAACACCGCACGGTTGGCAATGTCTCTGATCACCAAGTTGTTGGATGCATCCAGATCAAATTTCAAGCGGCATAAGTTGGTGTTTTGGTTTACGAAACCATAAAGCTCACCCTGACCTTCTTTGATCACTCGGTCGAGTTCATCCTTCTGTACATACACCCAGCGGCTATCACCACGTTCAGATTCAGAGACAGACATGTTGCTTTGTAGCAGCACCAATTTGACCAAGTTGCGCGTTGGGCCAACGCTGTAAATACGAGCTTCTGACGTGTCAAAAGTATGCACCTCTTTGCCCTTACGCAGCAGACCAGCAGACGATTCCATCGAAAGCACAATGCCATATTGCTCTTCCAGCTCTTGTTGGATGTCCGCCAACTCTTCTCGGCAATAGTCGATTTGACTTTGTACTTCCTTTTGATCAAATGCGTAGTTAAGCGCAAACTCTTGGATAACCGAGGTCACGACCTCACGCGACTCTGGGCTGTTCCACAAGCAATCTTGCAGCAGCAGCAAATCAAGAGGGTTGATCTCGTCGCGACCATTAAAAAACGCACTGGCTTTGAGTAAGCGCACGGCTTTTTTCCAACGTCGGTCAGAAACGTAGAGATCCGTCTCCGCCACATCGACACCTACCGATTCGGCTTTCTCTTCCAGCATGGTTTTCAGTTGGAACAGTTTTTCAAACACACGATCGCTTAGTTTCAGCGACTCTAGAGCCTTCTGCCACTGATGATACTCTTCATCGGTGATCGCAAGCCCTTCAGGAATACGCGCTTCCTCCGGTGTACCCACGGTGAGCATGGATTTAAAGTTCTGTTTATTCTGAATTCGGTTAACAAACACGCGCACCAACATTCGGTCGTATAGCGCATCTAAGCCACTGTCTTCGTCAGGTAACTCATTGGAAGCCGAGATAAGCAAACGCATCGGAACACGTTCAATATCGCTGCCGTTTTTGAATGTTTTCTCATTCACCACGGTCAGCAAGGTGTTCAAAATGGCAGGGCCAGCTTTCCAAATTTCATCAAGAAACACCACTTGCGCGGTGGGTAGGTAGCCTTTTGTCAAGCGAACGTAGCGTCCGTTGTCTTTCAACTCTTGGATACTGAGCGGACCAAACACTTCTTCAGGGGTTGAAAAGCGCGTCATTAAGTATTCGAAATAACTACTGTTATCAAAGGCCTGAATAAGTCGTTTAGCGATTAAACTTTTTGCAATACCAGGAGGGCCAAGTAAGAAAACACTTTCACCAGCTAATGCCGCCAGCAAACAGAGTTTAATGGTGTATTCTCTTTCATACACGCCGTCGGCTAACGCGGCCGACAATTTGTTAATTCTTTCAGAAAGTAACGCTTTATCTGCATTAGACGCAAAAGAGGGGCGAATCATTACGTTACTCCTAATTCTCTTCAGTTATGGTATACGTACTTTTATACATTTGTTATCACTTTGTTACAAGTGCATTTTTTTATGACAAGCTCTTATAGCAGAACCGCTTTTTCAGTGTTCCGCAGCAAACAAAGATTGCAATTATGGGAGAAAAATCACTGATTACGCAAACGATATCTGGGCAGTTCTCTAATAAGAACTTTCGTTTATCGGCTTTTGTGCGTATCTTGTTGGCTTCTCATCATGAGACCGTTAGCTAGGAAAATGACACATCTATGAGCACCGTCATACATAAATGGAAAAATATCGCCCTAATAGAAGAAGAGGTGCTACTCCCGACTGGACACGCCATCGCGCACACAACGATTCAGCACCCGGGCGCCTCTGTCATCCTTCCCGTCACGGAAGAGGGCAACATCATACTGATTAATCAATTTCGTCCTTCCCTGAAAAAATGGTTACTAGAACTCCCTGCCGGCACCAAAGAACAAGGTGAAGATCCTCAGCACTGTGCGGAACGCGAGCTGGAAGAAGAAACTGGCTACAGCGCAGAGGAGTTTATCTCTTTGGGCCAAGTCACACCGCTGGCGGGGTTTTGCGACGAAATTCAATACTTGTTTGTGGCCAAGAAACTGACACAAACCAATCGCTATCAATGCGATGAAGATGAAGTGATTCAAGTGGTCAGCTTATCCCTTGAACAACTCGAAGAAAAAATAAGAGATGGCAGCATTAGCGACGCCAAAACCATTGCTTGCTTAAGCAAAGCCAAGCTTTGCGGCTATATATAGCCAACATGAGGAGACACTATGGATTTTCGTTCTGACACCGTAACTCGCCCTACTCCCGCCATGCGCGAGGCCATGGCTAACGCTATCGTCGGCGATGATGTATACGGCGATGACCCAACCGTAAATGAACTGGAAGCCTTTACCGCCAAAGAAGCAGGCTTTGAAGCTGCGCTCTTTACCACTTCAGGCACGCAAGCAAACCTGCTAGGTTTGATGGCGCATTGTGAACGCGGTGATGAGTATCTTTGTGGCCAACAAGCGCACAACTATCGTTACGAGGCTGGCGGTGCGGCAGTATTGGGTTCCATCCAACCTCAACCGATTGAGAACAATCCAGATGGCACGTTGCCGTTTGACAAGCTAACCGCTGCCATCAAACCCGATGACAGCCACTTTGCGCGCACTAAGCTGCTGAGCCTTGAAAATACCATCAATGGTAAAGTGCTGCCTTTGAGCTATTTGCAAGAGGCACGCGCTTTCGTCGATAAACACAATCTTAAACTCCATCTTGATGGTGCTCGTGTTTATAACGCAGCAACGGCGTTGGATGTCCCAGTAAGAGACATCGCTCAGTATTTTGATTCGATGACCATTTGTCTTTCCAAAGGATTGGGCGCTCCGGTGGGTTCTCTGCTGCTGGGTTCGAAAGAATACATCGCAAAAGCACGACGTTTGCGCAAAATGGTCGGTGGCGGCATGCGCCAAGCGGGTATTTTAGCCGCAGCGGGTAAGCTAGCCTTGACCGAACAAGTGGCTCAGTTAAAAGTCGATCATGCCAATGCCAAAGCATTGGCGCAGGGTTTGTCTGAGTTGCCCGGTGTGCATGTCAATCCTGATTTCGTGCAAACAAACATTGTGTTTGCCAAACTGGATGACGGTATCGACATCAACGCGATTGCGCAAAAATTGGCAAAAGAATCGATCATCATTACCCCGGGAAATCCGATTCGTTTTGTGACTCACAAAGATATTTCTCGCCAAGATATTGATCTATTTCTAGAAAAGTTGCGATTCTTCCTCGGCTAACGTCTTTACTCTTGAGCTTCCCCTTAGGGGAAGCTCTATGCTGCGACACAACAAGTTTAGTTTGGAGCCGCCATGTTAAGACCCATTCTGTGCCTCATCGCCACTGCTTTCACCTTCACCGCTCACGCAAACGCTCTTCAAGGTAATCCTGAACTCGGCAAAGTCAAAAGTCCAAGTTGTGTCTTTTGCCACGGCACAACTGGCGTAGCGGCCAATAATGCTTACCCGCATCTCGCAGGCCAAAACGAACAATATCTGTTTGATTCCATGAAAAGCTATCAAAACGGCCAACGGACAGGTCCGCTAGCCGATATGATGCAGGCACAATTACAACGCCTGAATGATCAAGACTTAAGAGACGTCGCGGCCTATTATGCGCAGCAAACTCGTTAGTTTCTGCTGAATGGCCGACTCATAATTGCCGATCTTTCGGTTGATCATGACGTTAAGAATCGATTTTGCGAAACCGCTGTAAGGGGAATAAAACAGCGGCGTGAGAGCAAATCGAGATTGGGTCATCACGGGCTTTAACTTCGAGAAGGTGTGAAAGCCTTCTCGACCATGATAATGCCCCATGCCGCTCTCACCGACACCACCAAACGGCAAGTCGTGTTGTGCGACATGCAGCATGACGTCGTTGATACACAAACCACCAGACAGTGTTTCTTGCGTGATCTTTTTCTGTAGCCACTTATCTTCACTAAAGAGGTATAACGCTAAAGGACGCGGCCTCTGAGCAATGTAGTGGAACACCTCGTCAATATGTTGATAAGTGATGATCGGCAGTATCGGTCCAAAGATCTCTTCTTGCATCACCGCCATATCGCTCTCCACCTCTGTCACTAGATAGAATGGCAGTTTTCGACTGCCTCGCTCTGGTTCAGAATCTGGAATACAGTTGATGAGCTTCGCGCCTTTTTCTTTGGCGTCGCTGAGAAGGTGCGTTAAGCGCTCAAAAGCATTGGCATCGATAATCGAGGTGTAATCTGGATGTTGAATTGTGCGAAAGCGTTTCGCCATGATGGCTTTGGTGGTTTCGACGACTTCGTTCAATCGAGATTGAGGCACAAACAGATAGTCAGGCGCGATACACGTTTGACCACAGTTATACAATTTGCCACCAAGCAAGCGTTCTAGTGCGATCTTCACATCAAATTTTTCATCTAAGATCACGGGCGATTTCCCACCCAACTCTAAGGTCACTGGCACCAAATTATTGGCTGCGGATTGCATCACCGCCCGTCCCGTTTTCGTTGAACCGGTAAACAGCAAATGGTCGAACTTGAGCTTGGAAAACGCAGGCCCCATCTCGGCTTCATCCGCATAAATGGCGACTTCGTCACGATTAAACTGCGCTTCAAACAGCTCGACCAACAACTGAGCTAAATGCGGCGAATTTTGCGACATTTTGAGCATCACGCGATTTCCTGCCGCCAGCGCCGCAACCAGAGGACCAATGGTAAGCATCAGTGGATAGTTCCACGGCACAATGACGCCCACCACACCTAACGGCTGAGGGACAACTCTGTTTTTTGCAGGAAAAAACCAGACAGAGGTATGTCGACGACTTGGCTTCATCCATTTCTTAAGCTGTTTTTTGGCATCTCGAATGGTTTCAATACTGGTAAACAGCTCGAGTAATCCCGTTTCACTGATTGAACGAGTACCAAAGTCTTGTTCGATGGCGTAGATGATCTCAGCTTGATGCGCTTTGATGAGCGATTCAAGTTTGTTGAGGTTCTCGAGTCTTTTTTGGTAGGTGGGGTATGGGTTTCTTAGAAACGCATCGCGACTTTCTTTGAGCTGTTGACTCAATCGCTGTTTTAACTCCATGCGCCTACTCCTTATAAATGCTGACCAAACCACTATACGCGTTATTTGAGTATTTGTTCAATAAATGACAGTGATGATTTTCACGCATTGATACACCCATTTAATTCGTGCCACACGAACTATTTGTCTTTAGATCAATAAATTGTCGAATATTGTGTTTACAAAAGGCAGAGGGTTTGACTTTTTATTCTAATTTAATGATATTCCATTCTCCTTTAACTTAACGTGAAAACAGACATGTCTCACACACATTCTCATTCGGTTGACGCAGCCGTGAGCAAGAAATCTTGGCAAATGCCAGATACGCTTATTCTGATTTTTATTGTTGGTATTTTCGCAGCCATTCTTACTTATCTTATTCCTGCGGGTCACTTCGACAGCCAACAAGTTAGCTATATGGTTGATGGTGCAGAAAAAACACGCACCGTTATCGACCCATCTTCTTTCAGCTATGCCACCGATGAACACGGCGAATTGGTCTACAACCGTGTGGGACTTTTCGCCTCTGGCGGTGGCATTGGGTTGATGAACTTCCCGTTTGAAGGGCTGGTTTCTGGCTCGAAATGGGGCAGCGCGATTGGCGTCATCATGTTTATGCTGGTGATTGGTGGTGCGTTCGGTGTCGTGATGCGCACGGGTACCATCGATAATGGCATTCTGCGCCTGATCGACAAAACCAAAGGGAGTGAGGCTTTGTTCATTCCTGTGCTGTTTTTGTTGTTTTCACTTGGTGGTGCCGTGTTTGGTATGGGTGAAGAAGCCGTTGCGTTCGCCATTATCATCGCGCCTTTGATGGTGCGACTGGGTTACGATGGTATCACTACCGTGATGGTCACTTACGTTGCGACACAAATTGGTTTCGCCACCTCTTGGATGAACCCATTTTCCGTGGCGATTGCCCAAGGGATTGCCGGTATTCCCGTGCTTTCAGGCATGACGGTGCGTATGGCGCTATGGGTAGGTTTCACGCTAATCGGCATCGCCTTTACCATGATTTATGCCTCGCGCATCAAGGCCAATCCAGAATTTTCCTACAGCCGTCGTACCGATGCCTATTTCCGTCAGCAAGAGTTAGGAAGCCATGACTCTCGTTGGAACCTGGGCGACACTTTAGTGATTTTGACTGTGATTGCTGTGACCATTTGGGTGGTATGGGGCGTTGTGGCTTACGCTTGGTATATTCCTGAAATTGCT from Vibrio vulnificus NBRC 15645 = ATCC 27562 encodes the following:
- a CDS encoding LysE family translocator; protein product: MNFALLSAFIPTFFFVSITPGMCMTLALTLGMSIGYKRTLWMMLGELVGVAVVSVAAVVGIAAVMLNYPMLFISFKILGATYLVYLGIQMWRSRGKLSLSAETGPVSRANNWQLIMQGFITAIANPKGWAFMISLLPPFIDKSAPLPPQLFLLVGIILISEFVCMTLYATGGKGLKRLLGQSQNVRRLNRIAGSLMIGVGIWLFFS
- a CDS encoding c-type cytochrome, which codes for MLRPILCLIATAFTFTAHANALQGNPELGKVKSPSCVFCHGTTGVAANNAYPHLAGQNEQYLFDSMKSYQNGQRTGPLADMMQAQLQRLNDQDLRDVAAYYAQQTR
- the viaA gene encoding ATPase RavA stimulator ViaA, translating into MLGADGLNLALMIADSGIVESAVNDLMARSQLMVMAENRGVKASVKNHLSKWRGSVKRRITKVCETERFQQELSLYQEVIHLTENEFFERIDDVVRKLEWHSAFYLQARRLLDKNKGLNNPMFPHYFCDQWYQSLFEAIKQAQVTELEANKEKVLNDLYQRMETMKNMDKVTDSGDEGSVGRLWDMASAKLSKTDVSVMKRYAEFLKKNNGLQEIAEQLGRMANEVDDPDLQRTPAEELQMVEEKSDEATDDIVGIHESDDLNKLLPNETMFLAYPELEVVFYKHLADKRLMNYRVQGKSRTLRKVRAQKPDNQQVEIEKGPFVLCVDASGSMSGFPEQSAKAMAYALMQIALAEGRDCYVILFSTEQITYELTKQDGLREAADFLTYTFHGGTAFEPVLMKSIDLMSGDKYRNADLVVLSDFIAPRQSEEMLAKVEALKEQKNRFHAVSLSKYGNPALMSMFDHCWAYHPGLVGRLLKKW
- the yfcC gene encoding putative basic amino acid antiporter YfcC, translating into MPDTLILIFIVGIFAAILTYLIPAGHFDSQQVSYMVDGAEKTRTVIDPSSFSYATDEHGELVYNRVGLFASGGGIGLMNFPFEGLVSGSKWGSAIGVIMFMLVIGGAFGVVMRTGTIDNGILRLIDKTKGSEALFIPVLFLLFSLGGAVFGMGEEAVAFAIIIAPLMVRLGYDGITTVMVTYVATQIGFATSWMNPFSVAIAQGIAGIPVLSGMTVRMALWVGFTLIGIAFTMIYASRIKANPEFSYSRRTDAYFRQQELGSHDSRWNLGDTLVILTVIAVTIWVVWGVVAYAWYIPEIASQFFTMGFVVAIIGTVFRLNGMTLNDAADAFKEGASIMLAPALLVGCAKGVLLILGGGTTDEASVLNSILNSAGGVISGLPDVMAAWLMYVFQSVFNFFVTSGSGQAALTMPLLSPLSDIAGVTRQVAVLAFQLGDGFTNVIVPTSASLMATLGVCRIDWGDWAKFCWRFMLLLFTLSSIVVVAAHLMGFA
- a CDS encoding ATPase RavA domain-containing protein: MIRPSFASNADKALLSERINKLSAALADGVYEREYTIKLCLLAALAGESVFLLGPPGIAKSLIAKRLIQAFDNSSYFEYLMTRFSTPEEVFGPLSIQELKDNGRYVRLTKGYLPTAQVVFLDEIWKAGPAILNTLLTVVNEKTFKNGSDIERVPMRLLISASNELPDEDSGLDALYDRMLVRVFVNRIQNKQNFKSMLTVGTPEEARIPEGLAITDEEYHQWQKALESLKLSDRVFEKLFQLKTMLEEKAESVGVDVAETDLYVSDRRWKKAVRLLKASAFFNGRDEINPLDLLLLQDCLWNSPESREVVTSVIQEFALNYAFDQKEVQSQIDYCREELADIQQELEEQYGIVLSMESSAGLLRKGKEVHTFDTSEARIYSVGPTRNLVKLVLLQSNMSVSESERGDSRWVYVQKDELDRVIKEGQGELYGFVNQNTNLCRLKFDLDASNNLVIRDIANRAVLVSLVTKDGLNEEHYQKWAEKCDSAFSKLTDAEHHLRKVRSDFHGALPHNFIDPELPRMMEATIQQVSHTLESVKSESEKTMFRIKHLNEYFS
- a CDS encoding MmcQ/YjbR family DNA-binding protein, yielding MTTKELEAYLDTFVCAESSFPFGPEALVFKVKDKMFAILASREGREYITLKAKPEDGEVLMSQFESITPGYHTNKRHWITVYLNGDVESGLIEDLCQRSYQLVVDKLPKSQRP
- a CDS encoding coniferyl aldehyde dehydrogenase, yielding MELKQRLSQQLKESRDAFLRNPYPTYQKRLENLNKLESLIKAHQAEIIYAIEQDFGTRSISETGLLELFTSIETIRDAKKQLKKWMKPSRRHTSVWFFPAKNRVVPQPLGVVGVIVPWNYPLMLTIGPLVAALAAGNRVMLKMSQNSPHLAQLLVELFEAQFNRDEVAIYADEAEMGPAFSKLKFDHLLFTGSTKTGRAVMQSAANNLVPVTLELGGKSPVILDEKFDVKIALERLLGGKLYNCGQTCIAPDYLFVPQSRLNEVVETTKAIMAKRFRTIQHPDYTSIIDANAFERLTHLLSDAKEKGAKLINCIPDSEPERGSRKLPFYLVTEVESDMAVMQEEIFGPILPIITYQHIDEVFHYIAQRPRPLALYLFSEDKWLQKKITQETLSGGLCINDVMLHVAQHDLPFGGVGESGMGHYHGREGFHTFSKLKPVMTQSRFALTPLFYSPYSGFAKSILNVMINRKIGNYESAIQQKLTSLLRIIGRDVS
- a CDS encoding DUF962 domain-containing protein, which encodes MRSLEQWLDAYGESHQNSTNQKIHTFAVPGIFFSIVALIWSLPSLPLPVLSLNWVWVVALPVWWFYYRLSLSVFLMMLGYTLASIALAWSVELLGMPLAEMAVGLFIVLWIFQFVGHKIEGKKPSFFEDLKFLLIGPVWVFMRHK
- a CDS encoding NUDIX hydrolase translates to MSTVIHKWKNIALIEEEVLLPTGHAIAHTTIQHPGASVILPVTEEGNIILINQFRPSLKKWLLELPAGTKEQGEDPQHCAERELEEETGYSAEEFISLGQVTPLAGFCDEIQYLFVAKKLTQTNRYQCDEDEVIQVVSLSLEQLEEKIRDGSISDAKTIACLSKAKLCGYI
- the ltaE gene encoding low-specificity L-threonine aldolase; translated protein: MDFRSDTVTRPTPAMREAMANAIVGDDVYGDDPTVNELEAFTAKEAGFEAALFTTSGTQANLLGLMAHCERGDEYLCGQQAHNYRYEAGGAAVLGSIQPQPIENNPDGTLPFDKLTAAIKPDDSHFARTKLLSLENTINGKVLPLSYLQEARAFVDKHNLKLHLDGARVYNAATALDVPVRDIAQYFDSMTICLSKGLGAPVGSLLLGSKEYIAKARRLRKMVGGGMRQAGILAAAGKLALTEQVAQLKVDHANAKALAQGLSELPGVHVNPDFVQTNIVFAKLDDGIDINAIAQKLAKESIIITPGNPIRFVTHKDISRQDIDLFLEKLRFFLG